From Tindallia magadiensis, a single genomic window includes:
- a CDS encoding aminotransferase class I/II-fold pyridoxal phosphate-dependent enzyme: MQMNDFKLECYFGKYEFTAPYLLTQSDCEAMSTGELLALEPGAREEFLNQWLGYTETWGDPELRKLIAKLYQNMTDEDVLAFHGAQEAIFGYMNVMLGEGDHMIAMYPNYQSAYEVANSIPNCECSKWYIRDKGTHWEMDFDELEALIKPNTKLIAVTSPNNPTGYTFTNDEIKRLCAICKKHDLYLFSDEVYKGLELEGEKRDWMADHYDKCASLGVMSKAYGLAGLRVGWLVSKDHETLEKVVKFKHYMSICNSAPSEFLAKVALKHGETLLERNRQIIRENIKQVDEFFDRYPQIFEKKAITCGPVAYHKLLLDMPVKDFCQMAVDKKGVLLLPSEIYDMDDQYFRMGYGRKNVPESLAKFEEFLIEEQFDV, encoded by the coding sequence ATGCAAATGAATGATTTTAAACTGGAATGCTATTTTGGAAAGTATGAATTTACCGCACCTTATTTGCTTACCCAGTCTGACTGCGAAGCCATGTCAACAGGAGAGCTGCTGGCATTGGAACCGGGGGCTCGGGAGGAATTTCTGAATCAGTGGCTTGGCTATACAGAAACCTGGGGAGATCCGGAGCTGCGAAAACTCATTGCCAAGCTGTACCAAAACATGACAGATGAAGATGTATTGGCTTTTCATGGAGCCCAGGAAGCTATTTTCGGATATATGAATGTGATGCTGGGGGAAGGGGATCACATGATTGCCATGTACCCCAACTATCAGTCTGCTTATGAAGTGGCCAATTCCATTCCAAATTGCGAGTGTTCCAAATGGTACATCCGGGACAAGGGGACTCATTGGGAAATGGATTTTGACGAACTGGAAGCCTTGATCAAGCCCAACACAAAACTCATTGCCGTCACTTCACCCAACAACCCTACCGGGTATACCTTCACCAACGATGAAATAAAGCGACTGTGTGCTATCTGCAAAAAACATGACCTCTACCTGTTTTCCGATGAAGTGTATAAAGGCTTGGAACTGGAAGGGGAAAAGCGGGACTGGATGGCGGATCATTATGACAAATGTGCTTCTTTGGGAGTCATGTCCAAAGCTTACGGCCTGGCAGGTCTCCGGGTGGGATGGCTGGTGTCAAAAGATCATGAAACACTGGAAAAAGTAGTAAAGTTCAAGCATTACATGAGCATCTGCAATTCTGCTCCTTCGGAATTTTTGGCCAAAGTAGCCCTGAAACATGGGGAGACGTTGCTGGAACGAAATCGTCAGATTATCCGAGAAAACATCAAACAGGTGGATGAATTTTTTGACAGGTATCCTCAAATTTTTGAGAAAAAAGCCATCACCTGTGGGCCTGTTGCCTATCATAAGCTCCTCCTCGACATGCCGGTGAAGGACTTCTGTCAGATGGCAGTGGACAAGAAGGGAGTGCTGCTGCTTCCCTCTGAGATTTATGATATGGATGACCAGTATTTTCGAATGGGTTACGGCCGGAAAAATGTACCGGAAAGCCTGGCAAAATTCGAAGAATTCCTGATAGAAGAACAATTTGATGTTTGA
- a CDS encoding GNAT family N-acetyltransferase → MKSIQKLTERDIEAFKPLTVYAYAGQGQGRGAFQKREEMAKKILSLGEEDILLGHFEEDDTLSGSVRLLTQPLNFLGTEVMALGIGTLAVDLLHKKEKIALKLMKHSLEMARKKGVAMSVLDPFHLGFYRKMGYGLGAEIKKYQLTPQQFRHYDTKEGLVWLRSSDLSDLKEIKGLYDRFYRKHHGSMKQSEVEIAELLEGDHIILGFRKEGMLQGILIFAFEQIGEKTLYGTDLIIDEMITLTSDAFQAFSTFIHSQADQVRYVFIETQDLHFTQYFDDASSDDFTTFQTRYQELYRAGAGMMYRVINLEKILEILISKTVATEKRVPSLRIQIKDQLLPEQEGDYYLYEKEGRYGYSRKARPVEVELEMDIADFSALVMGSVTLQALIFSGKATLSNQQHTSVLEALLGTEASPVCINRF, encoded by the coding sequence ATGAAATCTATCCAAAAGTTGACAGAGAGGGATATAGAAGCATTCAAACCCTTAACTGTCTATGCCTATGCAGGCCAGGGGCAGGGCAGAGGGGCTTTTCAGAAACGGGAGGAAATGGCAAAAAAAATTTTATCCTTGGGAGAAGAAGATATTCTGCTGGGCCACTTTGAAGAAGATGATACCCTGTCTGGATCCGTACGGCTTCTAACGCAACCTCTAAACTTTCTCGGAACTGAGGTAATGGCTTTGGGAATTGGCACTTTAGCGGTGGATTTACTCCATAAAAAGGAAAAGATTGCCCTGAAACTGATGAAGCACTCTCTGGAAATGGCACGGAAGAAAGGTGTCGCCATGTCGGTGTTGGATCCTTTTCACCTGGGCTTTTATCGAAAAATGGGCTATGGCTTAGGAGCAGAGATTAAAAAGTACCAATTAACGCCTCAGCAGTTTAGGCATTATGACACCAAAGAAGGACTAGTGTGGCTTCGTTCATCTGACCTGTCAGACCTGAAGGAAATCAAAGGTCTGTATGACCGATTTTATAGGAAGCATCATGGCAGTATGAAACAGTCTGAAGTGGAAATAGCCGAATTGCTGGAAGGTGACCATATAATTTTGGGTTTCAGAAAAGAAGGAATGCTTCAGGGTATTCTGATTTTTGCATTCGAACAGATAGGGGAAAAAACCCTTTACGGAACTGATCTGATCATCGATGAAATGATTACCCTGACATCCGATGCCTTTCAAGCTTTTTCCACCTTTATTCACTCGCAGGCCGATCAGGTTCGCTACGTTTTTATCGAAACCCAAGATCTCCACTTTACCCAATATTTTGATGATGCCTCCTCCGACGATTTCACTACATTCCAGACCCGTTATCAGGAACTGTACCGAGCCGGTGCTGGGATGATGTACCGGGTCATCAACTTAGAAAAAATACTGGAAATCTTGATCTCAAAAACCGTTGCAACAGAAAAAAGAGTGCCATCCCTGCGGATCCAGATAAAAGACCAACTCCTTCCAGAGCAGGAAGGTGACTATTATCTATATGAAAAAGAAGGACGATATGGCTATTCCCGGAAAGCCAGGCCAGTAGAAGTGGAATTAGAGATGGATATCGCTGATTTTTCTGCTCTGGTAATGGGAAGTGTCACGCTTCAAGCCTTGATTTTTTCCGGTAAAGCAACCCTGTCGAATCAACAGCATACCTCGGTCTTAGAGGCACTACTGGGAACAGAAGCTTCTCCTGTCTGCATCAATCGCTTTTGA